The Roseibium sp. Sym1 nucleotide sequence TGCCGTGTCATAGGGCTTCAGCCCCGCGCCGACGATGGCCCAGTCCCGGCCTTCGCCGAGATCGAACAGCTTGCTCAGGTAGATGGCCTGGTGGGCACGATGAAAATTGCCGACACCGATATGCAGGATGCCGGGGGAGAGGTCGGCGCGGGCATAGGCCGGGGCCTTGACGGTTTCGGGAAGGGTCGCGAGCACAGTGTTGTTCAGCTTTCGTGTCATTGGTCAGCTCATCCAGTTGCCGCCATCGACGTTGTAGGTTTGCGCGACGATATAGTCGGCCTCGGAAGTTGCCAGGAAGACCGCCATTCCGGCGAGGTCGTCGGCGGTGCCCATGCGCCCGTAGGGCACGGCGGCCCCGACGGCGGCTTTCTTTTCACCTGGCTGCAGGCCTTCATGTCTGGCGAAGAGCGCGTCGACGCCGTCCCAGTGCTCGCCGTCGACAACGCCCGGCGCGATCGCGTTGACGTTGATGCCGTGCTTGATGAGGTCGAGGCCCGCCGATTGCGTCAGGCTGATCACCGCGGCCTTGGTGGCGCAGTAGACGCCAACCAGCGCTTCGCCGCGCCGGCCGGCCTGGCTGGCCATATTGACGATCTTGCCACCCTGGCCGCGCTTGATCATGGACTTCGCAGCCGCCTGCATCATGAACAGGGTGCCGCCGACATTGATCTCGAACAGCCGGTTGAAGCTGTCGCGGGTGATCTCGACGATGGGAGCGAGATCAAACAGGGCCGCGTTGTTGACCAGAATGTCGAGGCCGCCGGTTTCCTGTTCGACGGAGGCGATCGCCGCGTCGATGGAGGCCTGGTCGGTGACGTCAAGCCGGACGGCATAGGCATTGGGGCCGATCTCGGCCGCGGCTGCCTCGGCGCCGGCAAGGTTGATATCGCCGATGGCGACCCGTGCCCCCTCGGCCGCATAACGCACGGCGAAGGCCTTGCCGATGCCCCGGGCGGCCCCGGTGATCAGCGCCGATTTTCCGGAAAGCCGTGTCATGCGATGCGCAGGCCCTGATTGTCGAAGCGGTGGATTTTTTCCGCGTCCGGCGTGAGATACGCCGTGTCGCCGTGGCGCAGGGAGACCTCGCCCGACGAACGCACGGTGACCGGCTCGTCGACACCCTCGATATCGACATAGAGGAACGTGTCAGAGCCCAGATGCTCGGAGACGCCGACCTTGCCGGCCCACTTGCCGTCGGAGGCGGAAACCGAAAGATGTTCCGGGCGTACCCCGATCGTGGTGGCGTCGTATTCGGAAGCG carries:
- a CDS encoding L-iditol 2-dehydrogenase, giving the protein MTRLSGKSALITGAARGIGKAFAVRYAAEGARVAIGDINLAGAEAAAAEIGPNAYAVRLDVTDQASIDAAIASVEQETGGLDILVNNAALFDLAPIVEITRDSFNRLFEINVGGTLFMMQAAAKSMIKRGQGGKIVNMASQAGRRGEALVGVYCATKAAVISLTQSAGLDLIKHGINVNAIAPGVVDGEHWDGVDALFARHEGLQPGEKKAAVGAAVPYGRMGTADDLAGMAVFLATSEADYIVAQTYNVDGGNWMS